Proteins from one Hydrogenophaga sp. SL48 genomic window:
- the pyrC gene encoding dihydroorotase gives MNAPVSSPQTLTITRPDDWHLHVRDGEALHTVVPHTAAQFGRAIIMPNLKPPVTTAAQALAYAERIRAAVPAGMAFEPLMTLYLTDNLPADEIARARDAGVVAAKLYPAGATTNSDAGVTDLRKTYKTLEAMQKAGMLLLVHGEVTSPDIDLFDREAVFIEQQLIPLRRDFPELKVVMEHITTKEAAQYVAGSDRHLGATITAHHLLYNRNAIFTGGIRPHYYCLPVLKRETHRQALVAAATGGNAKFFLGTDSAPHPAHLKEHATGCAGCYTAHAAIEMYAEAFDVAGALDKLEGFASFHGADFYGLPRNTGTITLKRESWTPPESFAFGEAELKPLRSGEALPWKLVA, from the coding sequence ATGAACGCCCCAGTCTCTTCCCCCCAAACCCTCACCATCACCCGCCCCGACGACTGGCACCTGCACGTGCGCGACGGCGAGGCCCTGCACACCGTGGTGCCGCACACGGCGGCCCAGTTCGGCCGCGCGATCATCATGCCCAACCTCAAGCCGCCGGTGACCACCGCGGCCCAGGCCCTGGCCTACGCCGAGCGCATCCGCGCCGCTGTGCCCGCGGGCATGGCCTTCGAACCGCTGATGACCCTGTACCTCACCGACAACCTGCCGGCCGACGAGATCGCGCGTGCCAGGGACGCCGGCGTGGTCGCCGCCAAGCTCTACCCGGCCGGTGCCACCACCAACAGCGACGCCGGCGTGACCGACCTCCGCAAGACGTACAAGACGCTCGAAGCCATGCAGAAGGCCGGCATGCTGCTGCTGGTGCACGGCGAAGTCACCAGCCCCGACATCGACCTGTTCGACCGCGAGGCCGTGTTCATCGAGCAGCAACTGATCCCGCTGCGCCGCGACTTCCCCGAACTCAAGGTCGTGATGGAGCACATCACGACCAAGGAGGCCGCGCAGTACGTGGCCGGGTCTGATCGCCACCTCGGCGCGACCATCACCGCGCACCACCTGCTCTACAACCGCAACGCCATCTTCACCGGCGGCATCCGCCCGCACTACTACTGCCTGCCGGTCCTGAAGCGCGAGACCCACCGCCAGGCCCTGGTGGCCGCCGCCACGGGTGGCAACGCCAAATTCTTCCTCGGCACCGACAGCGCGCCGCACCCGGCGCACCTGAAGGAGCACGCCACGGGCTGCGCCGGCTGCTACACCGCGCACGCCGCGATCGAGATGTACGCCGAGGCGTTTGATGTCGCCGGAGCGCTCGACAAACTGGAAGGCTTCGCGAGCTTCCACGGCGCGGACTTCTACGGCCTGCCGCGCAACACCGGCACCATCACGCTGAAGCGCGAAAGCTGGACGCCGCCCGAGAGCTTTGCCTTCGGTGAGGCCGAGCTGAAGCCGCTGCGTTCGGGTGAGGCATTGCCCTGGAAGCTGGTGGCCTGA
- a CDS encoding glycine zipper 2TM domain-containing protein: MKFPDRSLLMPVLTGVIALAAASTAQAQDERGRVLSTTPIIQQVAVPREVCQNVTVREPAHRSGAGALLGAVAGGAAGNAIGGGSGRAAATALGIFGGAILGNHIEGRGESHTRTVQECTTQNTYENRTVAYNVVYEYAGRQYSMQTAQAPGRYVPLSVQPVGVAPVQPAQGYYQPQPEPEIVRIGGQRPGGYYRDNDRRYQDDGRRYRDDGQWDRNWR, from the coding sequence ATGAAATTCCCTGACCGTTCCCTCCTGATGCCCGTCCTCACCGGCGTGATCGCCCTGGCCGCCGCTTCCACCGCCCAGGCGCAGGACGAACGTGGCCGCGTGCTCAGCACCACCCCGATCATTCAGCAGGTCGCCGTGCCGCGCGAGGTCTGCCAGAACGTGACCGTGCGCGAACCCGCCCACCGGTCGGGTGCCGGCGCCCTGCTCGGCGCCGTGGCCGGCGGCGCCGCGGGCAACGCGATTGGCGGCGGCTCGGGCCGCGCGGCCGCCACCGCCCTGGGCATCTTCGGCGGCGCCATCCTGGGCAACCACATCGAAGGCCGTGGCGAATCCCACACCCGCACCGTGCAGGAATGCACCACGCAGAACACCTATGAGAACCGCACCGTGGCCTACAACGTGGTCTACGAATACGCCGGCCGCCAGTACAGCATGCAGACGGCCCAGGCCCCCGGCCGCTACGTGCCCCTGAGCGTGCAGCCGGTGGGCGTGGCCCCGGTGCAGCCAGCCCAGGGCTACTACCAGCCACAGCCCGAACCAGAGATCGTGCGCATCGGCGGCCAGCGGCCGGGCGGGTACTACCGCGACAACGACCGCCGATATCAGGATGATGGTCGCCGGTACCGCGATGACGGCCAGTGGGACCGCAACTGGAGATAA
- a CDS encoding DUF2239 family protein — MNHVTVCTCTAFLGHRRVAHGPYAEVDTALRALDLSAGGLLVFDDTSGALVDHPWPPGHAPAQPAESPTDSPPEAAAPGVGRPRLGVVAREVTLLPRHWEWLAQQRGGASAALRRLVDEARRSQGDQDAQRLAKERVYRFMSAIGGGLPGFEEASRALFAQDGAAFAHRTAHWPADVKDHLAWLARDAFPTTPIVASSAA, encoded by the coding sequence ATGAACCACGTCACTGTGTGCACCTGCACCGCTTTTCTCGGCCATCGCCGCGTCGCCCACGGCCCCTACGCCGAGGTGGACACGGCGCTGCGCGCGCTGGACCTGAGCGCGGGCGGCCTGCTGGTGTTCGACGACACCAGCGGCGCCCTCGTGGACCACCCCTGGCCGCCGGGTCACGCGCCGGCCCAGCCCGCCGAGTCACCGACCGACTCGCCTCCGGAGGCCGCGGCGCCCGGCGTGGGCCGTCCGCGCCTGGGCGTGGTGGCGCGCGAGGTCACGCTGCTGCCGCGCCACTGGGAGTGGCTCGCACAACAGCGCGGTGGCGCCTCCGCGGCGCTGCGCCGGCTGGTGGATGAGGCCCGGCGCAGCCAGGGCGACCAGGACGCGCAACGCCTGGCCAAGGAGCGGGTTTACCGCTTCATGAGCGCCATCGGCGGCGGTCTGCCCGGCTTCGAAGAGGCCTCGCGCGCGCTGTTCGCGCAGGACGGCGCGGCCTTCGCCCACCGCACGGCGCACTGGCCTGCCGACGTGAAGGACCACCTTGCCTGGCTGGCGCGCGACGCCTTTCCCACCACCCCGATCGTGGCCTCCAGCGCCGCCTGA
- a CDS encoding MATE family efflux transporter — protein MPPQPSGPPQALWRIYLVFLAPMVLSNFLQSLSGTLNGIFIGQMLGTHALAAVSGMFPVFFFFISLVIGLGAGASVLIGQAWGAREPEKVKAIAGSALALGALIGVVAALLGSVFAREGLQALGTPADVLDDATAYARMMMLLMPLLLLVILYTQLLRGVSDTVTPLLALLLSTGLGLVLTPALIKGWLGLPPMGIQSAALAGFVSQAASLGFLVWRLRRKASVLAPDRALLKSLRLDGKILAQVMRIGLPTGLQMVVISISELVILSLVNGHGSQATAAYGAVTQIVNYVQFPALSIAITASILGAQAIGAGRVERLGAILRTGLWMNVGVTGSLVLLGYALSHGMLGLFLTQPEVLAQAEHLLHIMLWSMLLFGFQSVVGGIMRASGVVLVPVAISIACILVVQLPVAYGLNQRFGLEGVWMAFPVTYAAMLALQTGYHQLVWRFKKIERLV, from the coding sequence ATGCCACCCCAACCCTCCGGCCCACCCCAGGCCCTCTGGCGCATCTACCTGGTGTTTCTCGCGCCCATGGTGCTGTCCAATTTCCTGCAAAGCCTGTCGGGCACGCTCAACGGCATCTTCATCGGCCAGATGCTCGGCACCCACGCGCTGGCGGCGGTGTCGGGCATGTTCCCGGTGTTCTTTTTCTTCATCTCGCTGGTGATCGGCCTGGGCGCGGGCGCCTCGGTGCTGATCGGCCAGGCCTGGGGCGCGCGCGAACCCGAGAAGGTCAAGGCCATCGCGGGCTCGGCGCTGGCGCTGGGCGCCCTGATCGGCGTGGTGGCCGCACTGCTGGGCAGCGTGTTCGCCCGCGAGGGGCTGCAAGCGCTGGGCACACCGGCCGACGTGCTCGACGACGCCACCGCCTACGCGCGGATGATGATGTTGCTTATGCCGCTGCTGCTGCTGGTGATCCTCTACACGCAGCTGCTGCGCGGCGTGAGCGACACCGTGACACCGCTGCTGGCCCTGCTGCTGTCCACCGGCCTGGGGCTGGTGCTGACGCCGGCCTTGATCAAAGGCTGGCTGGGGCTGCCGCCCATGGGCATCCAGAGCGCGGCGCTGGCCGGCTTTGTGTCCCAGGCGGCGTCGCTGGGCTTCCTGGTCTGGCGCCTGCGGCGCAAGGCCAGCGTGCTCGCGCCAGACCGGGCGCTGCTCAAGTCCCTGCGGCTGGACGGCAAGATCCTGGCCCAGGTGATGCGCATCGGCCTGCCCACCGGGCTGCAGATGGTGGTGATCTCGATCTCGGAGCTGGTGATCCTGTCGCTGGTCAACGGCCACGGCTCGCAGGCCACGGCGGCCTACGGCGCGGTCACGCAGATCGTCAACTACGTGCAGTTCCCCGCGCTGTCCATCGCCATCACCGCGTCCATCCTCGGCGCGCAGGCCATCGGCGCGGGCCGGGTGGAACGCCTGGGCGCGATCCTGCGCACAGGGCTGTGGATGAACGTGGGCGTGACCGGCTCGCTGGTGCTGCTGGGCTACGCGCTGTCGCACGGGATGCTCGGCCTGTTCCTCACGCAGCCCGAGGTGCTGGCGCAGGCCGAGCACCTGCTGCACATCATGTTGTGGAGCATGCTGCTGTTCGGCTTCCAGTCGGTGGTGGGCGGCATCATGCGCGCCAGCGGTGTGGTGCTGGTGCCGGTGGCGATCTCCATCGCCTGCATCCTGGTGGTGCAGCTGCCGGTGGCCTACGGGCTGAACCAGCGCTTCGGGCTGGAAGGCGTGTGGATGGCCTTCCCGGTCACCTACGCGGCCATGCTGGCGCTGCAGACCGGCTACCACCAGCTGGTGTGGCGCTTCAAGAAGATCGAGCGCCTGGTCTGA
- the htpX gene encoding protease HtpX: MKRIFLFVLTNFAVMAVLMVTTRLLGVDRYLTANGLNMTALAGFSLVMGFGGAIISLLMSKTMAKASTGAQVITQPRNADEAWIVQTVQKFADKAGIGMPEVAIYDGAPNAFATGAFKNSALVAVSTGLLQSMTREEVEAVIGHEVAHVANGDMVTMTLIQGVMNTFVVFLSRVIGYAVDSFLRRGSDSNSGPGIGYMVTTIVLDILLGFVAAIIVAWFSRQREFRADAGAANFMGRKQPMINALARLGGLTPGELPKTMQAMGIAGGLGKLFSTHPPMEDRIAALQKL; this comes from the coding sequence ATGAAACGCATCTTCCTGTTTGTCCTGACCAACTTCGCCGTGATGGCGGTGCTGATGGTCACCACGCGCCTGCTCGGCGTGGACCGTTACCTCACGGCCAACGGGCTGAACATGACCGCGCTCGCCGGCTTCTCGCTGGTGATGGGCTTTGGCGGCGCGATCATCTCGCTGCTCATGAGCAAGACCATGGCCAAGGCCAGCACCGGCGCGCAGGTGATCACCCAGCCGCGCAACGCCGACGAAGCCTGGATCGTGCAGACGGTGCAGAAGTTCGCCGACAAGGCCGGCATCGGCATGCCCGAAGTGGCGATCTACGACGGCGCACCCAACGCGTTCGCCACCGGCGCCTTCAAGAACTCGGCCCTGGTGGCGGTGTCCACCGGCCTGTTGCAGAGCATGACGCGGGAAGAGGTTGAGGCCGTGATCGGCCACGAGGTGGCCCACGTGGCCAACGGCGACATGGTCACCATGACGCTGATCCAGGGCGTGATGAACACCTTCGTCGTGTTCCTGAGCCGCGTGATCGGCTACGCCGTGGACAGCTTCCTGCGCCGTGGCAGCGACAGCAACTCCGGCCCCGGCATCGGCTACATGGTCACCACCATCGTGCTGGACATCCTGCTCGGTTTCGTCGCCGCCATCATCGTGGCCTGGTTCAGCCGCCAGCGCGAATTCCGCGCCGATGCCGGCGCCGCCAACTTCATGGGCCGCAAGCAGCCCATGATCAACGCGCTGGCCCGCCTGGGTGGCCTCACCCCCGGCGAACTGCCCAAGACCATGCAGGCCATGGGCATCGCTGGCGGCCTGGGCAAGCTGTTCTCGACGCACCCGCCGATGGAGGACCGCATAGCGGCCCTCCAGAAATTGTGA
- a CDS encoding DUF3025 domain-containing protein: protein MCAVGKTEQTWPAPDWAQPWNAPFAEAGEAVRSACEQGVPLPQALTQRVGAAGPRFVPQTELPEGMAYERFIFDTGSVPTREGLHDFFNGLCWQRFPATKRLLNRLQAAEIQQAGVGQVRGPVRDAITLFDENAVLLQAPDALWDALIAREWPRLFVELRPLWAQARLVLFGHALLEKLVAPYKSITGHVYREPVPLALGDDLAAWDAWLAARLTAAELGAKPFTPLPVLGVPGWCLANEDPAYYEDAGVFRPRRVPA, encoded by the coding sequence ATGTGTGCGGTGGGCAAGACGGAGCAGACCTGGCCGGCGCCCGACTGGGCTCAGCCCTGGAACGCGCCGTTCGCCGAAGCGGGCGAGGCGGTGCGCAGCGCCTGCGAACAAGGCGTGCCGCTGCCGCAGGCGCTGACGCAGCGCGTGGGCGCCGCCGGCCCGCGCTTCGTCCCACAGACCGAGTTGCCCGAGGGCATGGCCTACGAGCGGTTCATCTTCGACACCGGCAGCGTGCCCACGCGCGAAGGCCTGCACGACTTCTTCAACGGCCTGTGCTGGCAACGTTTCCCCGCCACCAAGCGCCTGCTCAACCGGTTGCAGGCGGCCGAGATCCAGCAGGCCGGCGTGGGCCAGGTGCGGGGGCCGGTGCGCGACGCGATCACGCTGTTCGATGAAAACGCCGTGCTGCTGCAGGCCCCGGACGCGCTCTGGGACGCGCTGATCGCGCGCGAGTGGCCGCGCCTTTTCGTGGAGCTGCGGCCCCTGTGGGCACAGGCGCGGCTGGTGCTGTTTGGCCACGCCTTGCTGGAGAAGCTGGTCGCGCCCTACAAGTCCATCACCGGCCATGTCTACCGCGAGCCGGTGCCACTGGCCCTGGGCGACGACCTGGCGGCGTGGGACGCCTGGCTGGCCGCTCGCCTGACGGCGGCCGAGCTGGGCGCCAAACCCTTCACGCCGCTGCCGGTGCTCGGTGTGCCGGGCTGGTGCCTCGCCAATGAAGACCCCGCTTACTATGAAGATGCCGGGGTGTTCCGCCCCAGGCGCGTGCCCGCCTGA
- a CDS encoding NAD(P)/FAD-dependent oxidoreductase produces the protein MIRLSELKLPLADVPAEHRRASDAPTETDADRTPPPHPVDALTRLAAQALGIAPEGIAHLHVFKRSFDARKADLLAVYIVDVTLADPALEPGLLAQHDKSPHIQPTPDMAWHPPGHAPAGWPASEAQRPVVIGLGPCGLFTALALAQMGLKPIVLERGKPVRERTKDTWGLWRKKVLNPQSNVQYGEGGAGLFSDGKLYSQIKDPRFLGRKVMNEFVDAGAPPEILYQAHPHIGTFKLVKVVEAMREKIIALGGEIRFQQQVVGLTLAPAGEGQQQLTGLRVLHLDSGVTTVLPAQRAVLALGHSSRDTFALLHDAGVFLEAKPFSVGFRIEHPQSVIDRARWGRHAGHPLLGAADYKLVHHAKNGRAVYSFCMCPGGTVVAATSEPGRVVTNGMSQYSRNERNANAGMVVGIDVADFPQSFPQDTPLWTAAFGETDGARYATQAEAMAAQGQTHPLAGIVLQRQLEARAFELGGGTYEAPGQLVGDFVAQTPSTALGAVEPSYKPGVKLGDLSPALPAYAIEAMREAIPVFGRKIKGYDMADAVLTGVETRTSAPLRITRGDDLQSLNTRGLYPAGEGAGYAGGILSAGVDGLKVAEALAKDLLGQPVAG, from the coding sequence ATGATCCGACTCTCCGAACTCAAGCTCCCGCTGGCCGACGTCCCGGCCGAACACCGCCGCGCGTCCGACGCCCCCACCGAAACCGACGCGGACCGCACGCCGCCGCCGCACCCGGTGGACGCGCTCACCCGCCTCGCCGCGCAGGCGCTGGGCATCGCGCCCGAGGGCATCGCCCACCTGCACGTCTTCAAGCGCAGCTTCGACGCGCGCAAGGCCGACCTGCTGGCGGTGTACATCGTCGACGTGACCCTGGCCGACCCGGCGCTGGAGCCCGGCCTGCTGGCGCAGCACGACAAAAGCCCGCACATCCAGCCCACGCCCGACATGGCCTGGCATCCGCCGGGCCACGCGCCGGCCGGCTGGCCGGCGAGCGAGGCACAGCGTCCGGTGGTGATCGGCCTCGGGCCTTGCGGCCTGTTCACCGCGCTGGCGCTGGCGCAGATGGGCCTGAAACCCATCGTGCTCGAGCGCGGCAAGCCGGTGCGCGAGCGCACCAAGGACACCTGGGGCCTGTGGCGCAAGAAGGTGCTCAACCCACAGAGCAATGTGCAGTACGGCGAAGGCGGCGCCGGCCTGTTTTCCGACGGCAAGCTCTACAGCCAGATCAAGGACCCGCGTTTCCTCGGCCGCAAGGTGATGAACGAGTTCGTGGACGCGGGCGCGCCGCCCGAGATCCTGTACCAGGCGCACCCGCACATCGGCACCTTCAAGCTGGTCAAGGTGGTCGAGGCCATGCGCGAGAAGATCATCGCGCTGGGCGGCGAGATCCGCTTCCAGCAGCAGGTGGTGGGCCTCACGCTGGCGCCGGCGGGCGAGGGCCAGCAGCAGCTCACCGGCCTGCGCGTGCTGCACCTGGACAGCGGCGTCACCACCGTGCTGCCCGCGCAACGCGCCGTGCTGGCGCTCGGCCACAGCTCGCGCGACACCTTCGCCTTGCTGCACGATGCCGGCGTGTTCCTCGAAGCCAAACCGTTTTCGGTGGGTTTCCGCATCGAGCACCCGCAGAGCGTGATCGACCGCGCGCGCTGGGGCCGCCACGCCGGCCACCCGCTGCTGGGCGCGGCCGACTACAAGCTGGTGCACCACGCGAAAAACGGCCGCGCGGTCTACAGCTTCTGCATGTGCCCGGGTGGCACCGTGGTGGCTGCCACCAGCGAGCCGGGCCGCGTGGTCACCAACGGCATGAGCCAGTACTCGCGCAACGAGCGCAACGCCAACGCCGGCATGGTGGTCGGCATCGACGTCGCAGACTTCCCGCAGAGCTTTCCGCAAGACACGCCGCTGTGGACCGCCGCCTTCGGCGAGACGGACGGCGCGCGCTACGCCACGCAGGCCGAGGCCATGGCCGCGCAGGGCCAGACGCACCCGCTCGCCGGCATCGTGCTGCAGCGCCAGCTCGAAGCCCGGGCCTTTGAACTCGGCGGTGGCACCTACGAAGCCCCCGGCCAGCTGGTGGGCGACTTCGTGGCACAGACACCGTCCACCGCGCTGGGCGCGGTGGAGCCCTCGTACAAGCCGGGGGTGAAGCTCGGCGACCTGTCGCCCGCCCTGCCAGCCTACGCCATCGAGGCCATGCGCGAAGCCATTCCCGTGTTCGGCCGCAAGATCAAGGGCTACGACATGGCCGACGCGGTGCTCACCGGCGTGGAAACCCGCACCTCGGCGCCACTGCGCATCACGCGCGGCGACGACCTGCAGAGCCTGAACACGCGCGGCCTGTACCCGGCCGGCGAAGGCGCGGGCTACGCGGGCGGCATCCTTTCGGCCGGGGTGGACGGCCTCAAGGTGGCCGAGGCGCTCGCCAAAGACCTGCTGGGCCAGCCGGTCGCGGGCTGA
- a CDS encoding Crp/Fnr family transcriptional regulator, with amino-acid sequence MNLLHNGLVAQRPPADQALLLRRCEPVELKAGEVLSAPGAASGHVHFLLSGASVAMVVRHGGGGGLAVGLTGREGAVGLQFALGLGAGHFTWLVQSSGAALQRLSNRRLGMLRTFAGDLWGVSQEVAELAASAQVQDIQARLARWILLSQARTHQTELHLTHVHLADMLGVRRAGITQAANNLKDLGLVDYRRGRIQILNLAGLAAVAHAPQGAPEGRDRDKK; translated from the coding sequence TTGAACTTGTTGCACAACGGCCTGGTGGCGCAACGGCCACCCGCCGATCAGGCACTGCTCCTGCGTCGATGCGAGCCGGTGGAGCTCAAGGCAGGCGAGGTCCTTTCTGCACCGGGTGCGGCCAGCGGGCATGTCCACTTCCTGCTGAGCGGCGCCAGCGTGGCGATGGTGGTGCGCCACGGCGGGGGCGGGGGACTGGCGGTCGGGCTCACGGGCCGGGAAGGTGCCGTGGGCCTGCAGTTCGCGCTGGGTCTGGGCGCGGGCCATTTCACCTGGCTGGTTCAAAGCAGCGGCGCGGCGTTGCAGCGCCTGTCGAACCGGCGCCTGGGCATGTTGCGGACCTTCGCGGGTGACCTCTGGGGGGTTTCGCAGGAGGTGGCCGAACTGGCCGCGTCGGCCCAGGTGCAGGACATCCAGGCGCGGCTGGCCCGCTGGATCCTGCTCAGCCAGGCGCGGACGCACCAGACCGAACTGCACCTCACGCACGTGCACCTCGCCGACATGCTGGGCGTGCGCCGCGCGGGCATCACGCAGGCGGCGAACAACCTGAAAGACCTGGGCCTGGTGGACTACCGCCGCGGGCGCATCCAGATCCTGAACCTGGCAGGCCTGGCCGCCGTGGCGCACGCCCCGCAGGGCGCACCGGAAGGGCGGGATAGGGACAAAAAATAA
- a CDS encoding glutamine synthetase family protein encodes MTLTSTSSVPSWAHLNLSTDADRATLAAHFRETGVRDVECLFADVTGYPRGKLMPAASFAAGSELRICQAIPMQCVTGEYSDDPVFPDSDPDVRLVPDLATLKRSPWASVPRYLAVHDAHEMDGSLCEFAPRSVLKNVVARYAAAGLTPVVAPEIEFYLTAAMSDPALPLASPLGKGGRPEVGQSAFSLNALNELAPFWDAFHAAIDGLGIRADTWLHEVGENQYEINLQHGDPVAVADQAFLFKTAAREIALQYGLNAVFMAKPIAGQAGSSMHLHQSVVDAQGRNVFSQPEGSASGSFFHFIGGLQAYTPDLMLVYAPTVNSYRRYVAGSQAPTNVQWGHDNRTAGLRVPVSAPVARRVENRLAGADANPYLAMAATLAAGLAGMQERLQPMEPVAGNGYHQARGLPRTFGAAHAQMAASDHAPRLLGERFVRGYLAVKALEHDHYLSEISAWERRYLLPQV; translated from the coding sequence ATGACATTGACCTCAACGTCTTCTGTGCCCTCGTGGGCCCACCTCAACCTGTCAACGGACGCCGACCGCGCCACCCTCGCCGCGCACTTTCGCGAGACCGGCGTGCGCGACGTCGAGTGCCTGTTCGCCGACGTCACCGGCTACCCGCGCGGCAAGCTCATGCCCGCGGCCAGTTTCGCGGCCGGCAGCGAGCTGCGCATCTGTCAGGCGATTCCCATGCAGTGCGTGACCGGCGAATACAGCGATGACCCGGTTTTTCCGGACAGCGACCCGGACGTGCGCCTGGTGCCCGACCTGGCCACGCTCAAGCGCTCGCCCTGGGCCAGCGTGCCGCGTTACCTGGCGGTGCACGACGCCCATGAAATGGACGGCAGCCTGTGCGAGTTCGCGCCGCGCTCGGTGCTGAAGAACGTGGTCGCGCGTTACGCCGCTGCGGGCCTCACGCCGGTGGTGGCGCCCGAGATCGAGTTCTACCTGACCGCCGCCATGAGCGACCCGGCGTTGCCGCTGGCCTCGCCGCTGGGCAAGGGCGGTCGGCCCGAGGTGGGCCAGTCGGCCTTCAGCCTGAACGCACTCAACGAGCTGGCGCCGTTCTGGGACGCCTTCCACGCCGCCATCGACGGCCTGGGCATTCGGGCCGACACCTGGCTGCACGAGGTGGGCGAGAACCAGTACGAGATCAACCTGCAACACGGCGACCCGGTGGCGGTGGCCGACCAGGCGTTTTTGTTCAAGACGGCGGCGCGGGAAATCGCGCTGCAGTACGGGCTGAACGCCGTCTTCATGGCCAAGCCCATCGCGGGCCAGGCCGGCAGTTCCATGCACCTGCACCAGAGCGTGGTCGACGCGCAGGGGCGCAACGTGTTCAGCCAGCCCGAAGGCTCGGCCAGCGGGTCCTTTTTCCACTTCATCGGCGGTCTGCAGGCCTACACGCCGGACCTGATGTTGGTCTACGCGCCTACGGTGAACAGCTACCGCCGCTACGTGGCCGGCAGCCAGGCGCCCACCAACGTGCAATGGGGCCACGACAACCGCACCGCCGGCCTGCGTGTGCCGGTGAGCGCGCCCGTGGCACGCCGGGTGGAGAACCGCCTGGCCGGCGCCGATGCCAACCCCTACCTCGCCATGGCCGCGACGCTGGCCGCCGGGCTGGCGGGCATGCAGGAGCGCCTGCAACCCATGGAGCCCGTGGCGGGCAACGGGTATCACCAGGCGCGCGGCCTGCCGCGAACTTTTGGCGCCGCCCATGCACAAATGGCAGCGAGCGACCACGCGCCGCGCCTGCTGGGTGAGCGCTTTGTGCGCGGTTACCTGGCGGTGAAGGCGCTGGAGCACGACCATTACCTGAGTGAAATCAGCGCCTGGGAGCGGCGCTACCTGTTGCCGCAAGTCTGA
- a CDS encoding LysR substrate-binding domain-containing protein produces the protein METKWLEDFVSLAETRSFSRSAQLRHVTQPAFSRRIQSLEAWAGTDLVDRSSYPTRLTPAGQTLYDQSIEMLQALQSTRAMLRAHTAAAQDVIEFAVPHTLAFTFFPAWLSGLRESCGPIKSRLIALNVHDAVMRLVEGSCDLLIAYHHTSQPIQLDAARYEMLPLGRETLAPFVKPNEQGEPLFTLPGTVAHPLPYLAYAPGAYMGRAVEQVLKQSPTPVHLDRIYETDMSEGLKAMALEGHGVAFLPASAVRRELRGKRLVSAGQGLDTSLDIRIYRERPGTRKAKGTVDVFWEDLEKHLAAAAKA, from the coding sequence ATGGAAACCAAGTGGCTGGAAGACTTTGTGAGCCTGGCTGAAACGCGCAGCTTCAGCCGCTCGGCGCAGCTGCGCCACGTGACCCAGCCCGCGTTCTCGCGCCGCATCCAGTCGCTGGAGGCCTGGGCCGGCACCGATCTGGTGGACCGCTCGTCTTATCCCACGCGGCTCACGCCCGCCGGGCAGACGCTCTACGACCAGTCGATCGAGATGCTGCAGGCGCTGCAGAGCACACGCGCCATGCTGCGCGCCCACACCGCCGCGGCGCAGGACGTGATCGAGTTCGCCGTGCCGCACACGCTGGCCTTCACCTTCTTTCCGGCCTGGCTCTCGGGCCTGCGCGAGAGCTGCGGTCCCATCAAGAGCCGCCTGATCGCGCTCAACGTGCACGATGCCGTGATGCGGCTGGTTGAAGGCAGCTGCGACCTGCTGATCGCCTACCACCACACCTCGCAGCCGATCCAGCTCGACGCCGCGCGCTACGAGATGCTGCCACTCGGGCGCGAGACGCTGGCGCCGTTCGTGAAGCCCAACGAGCAGGGCGAACCGCTGTTCACGCTGCCCGGCACGGTGGCCCACCCCTTGCCCTACCTGGCCTATGCGCCCGGCGCCTACATGGGCCGTGCGGTGGAGCAGGTGCTCAAGCAGAGCCCGACGCCGGTGCACCTGGACCGCATCTACGAAACCGACATGTCCGAAGGCCTCAAGGCCATGGCGCTCGAGGGCCACGGCGTCGCGTTCCTGCCCGCCAGCGCTGTGCGGCGCGAGCTGCGAGGCAAGCGGCTGGTGAGCGCAGGGCAGGGACTGGACACCTCGCTGGACATCCGCATCTACCGCGAGCGGCCCGGCACGCGCAAGGCCAAGGGCACGGTGGATGTGTTCTGGGAAGACCTGGAAAAACACCTGGCCGCTGCGGCCAAGGCCTGA